A window from Malania oleifera isolate guangnan ecotype guangnan chromosome 7, ASM2987363v1, whole genome shotgun sequence encodes these proteins:
- the LOC131160318 gene encoding lipid droplet phospholipase 1 isoform X1 has protein sequence MENCTVENEVCSSESVKGGTNVQSCKDSDLSSADHLVVMVNGILGSVTDWKFAAEQFVRMLPDKVFVHCSERNVASLTLDGVDVMGERLAEEVLEVIKQRPNISKISFIAHSVGGLVARYAIGRLYRPPTKGKAEDSLANTCEEDSRGTICGLEAMNFITVATPHLGSRGNKQVPFLLGVNVFEKAASRVIHWIFRRTGRHLFLTDGDEGKPPLLRCMVEDYGEYYFMSALRMFKRRVVYSNVGYDHIVGWRTSSIRRNSELPKWEDSLHEKYPHIVYEEHCKASDAEESEPILMAEEGSDKLEEELITGLSRVSWEKVDVSFHSCRQKFAAHSVIQVPLSLSSKSPTHTVLVNKAVVSTFFAISYLESFLWLGFHLVCEMSFLKIILENPQ, from the exons ATGGAGAACTGCACGGTTGAGAACGAAGTGTGCTCGTCGGAGTCTGTCAAAGGAGGGACCAACGTACAGAGCTGTAAGGATTCTGATTTGTCTTCTGCTGATCATCTTGTCGTCATGGTCAACGGGATCCTCGGAAG CGTCACAGATTGGAAGTTTGCAGCTGAGCAGTTCGTCAGAATGCTTCCTGATAAAGTGTTTGTTCATT GTAGTGAACGAAATGTGGCTTCGCTGACATTGGATGGTGTGGATGTGATGGGTGAACGATTAGCAGAAGAG GTACTTGAAGTGATTAAACAAAGGCCAAATATCAGTAAAATTTCCTTTATTGCACATTCTGTGGGAGGTTTGGTGGCAAGATATGCGATTGGGAGATTGTATAGACCTCCTACTAAAGGAAAAGCAGAGGATTCATTGGCTAATACATGTGAAGAGGATTCAAGGGGTACGATCTGTGGTTTGGAGGCAATGAACTTCATTACTGTTGCTACACCTCATCTTGGTTCGAGGGGTAATAAACAG GTACCCTTCCTTCTTGGTGTAAATGTCTTTGAGAAAGCAGCAAGTCGTGTTATTCATTGGATATTTAGGAGAACAGGCCGACATCTTTTTCTTACAGATGGCGATGAAGGAAAGCCACCACTGCTTCGGTGCATGGTGGAGGATTATGGTGAATATTATTTCAT GTCTGCATTACGGATGTTCAAACGTCGGGTGGTATATTCAAATGTTGGATATGACC ATATTGTTGGTTGGAGAACATCATCGATTAGACGTAATAGTGAACTGCCAAAG tgggaagattctcttcatgaAAAATATCCACACATTGTTTATGAAGAACACTGCAAGGCAAGTGATGCTGAGGAGAGTGAGCCAATATTGATGGCAGAGGAGGGCTCTGACAAGCTAGAAG AGGAGCTGATTACAGGACTATCCCGTGTGTCATGGGAAAAAGTAGATGTCAGCTTCCATAGTTGCAGGCAGAAGTTTGCTGCTCATAGTGTCATCCaggtccctctctctctctccagtaaAAGTCCAACGCATACTGTTCTTGTAAATAAAGCAGTTGTCTCAACGTTCTTTGCTATATCCTACTTGGAATCATTTTTGTGGTTAGGCTTCCATTTAGTATGTGAAATGTCTTTCTTGAAAATCATATTGGAAAACCCTCAGTAA
- the LOC131160318 gene encoding lipid droplet phospholipase 1 isoform X2: MENCTVENEVCSSESVKGGTNVQSCKDSDLSSADHLVVMVNGILGSVTDWKFAAEQFVRMLPDKVFVHCSERNVASLTLDGVDVMGERLAEEVLEVIKQRPNISKISFIAHSVGGLVARYAIGRLYRPPTKGKAEDSLANTCEEDSRGTICGLEAMNFITVATPHLGSRGNKQVPFLLGVNVFEKAASRVIHWIFRRTGRHLFLTDGDEGKPPLLRCMVEDYGEYYFMSALRMFKRRVVYSNVGYDHIVGWRTSSIRRNSELPKWEDSLHEKYPHIVYEEHCKASDAEESEPILMAEEGSDKLEEELITGLSRVSWEKVDVSFHSCRQKFAAHSVIQVKDHIIHAEGADVICHIIDHFLA, translated from the exons ATGGAGAACTGCACGGTTGAGAACGAAGTGTGCTCGTCGGAGTCTGTCAAAGGAGGGACCAACGTACAGAGCTGTAAGGATTCTGATTTGTCTTCTGCTGATCATCTTGTCGTCATGGTCAACGGGATCCTCGGAAG CGTCACAGATTGGAAGTTTGCAGCTGAGCAGTTCGTCAGAATGCTTCCTGATAAAGTGTTTGTTCATT GTAGTGAACGAAATGTGGCTTCGCTGACATTGGATGGTGTGGATGTGATGGGTGAACGATTAGCAGAAGAG GTACTTGAAGTGATTAAACAAAGGCCAAATATCAGTAAAATTTCCTTTATTGCACATTCTGTGGGAGGTTTGGTGGCAAGATATGCGATTGGGAGATTGTATAGACCTCCTACTAAAGGAAAAGCAGAGGATTCATTGGCTAATACATGTGAAGAGGATTCAAGGGGTACGATCTGTGGTTTGGAGGCAATGAACTTCATTACTGTTGCTACACCTCATCTTGGTTCGAGGGGTAATAAACAG GTACCCTTCCTTCTTGGTGTAAATGTCTTTGAGAAAGCAGCAAGTCGTGTTATTCATTGGATATTTAGGAGAACAGGCCGACATCTTTTTCTTACAGATGGCGATGAAGGAAAGCCACCACTGCTTCGGTGCATGGTGGAGGATTATGGTGAATATTATTTCAT GTCTGCATTACGGATGTTCAAACGTCGGGTGGTATATTCAAATGTTGGATATGACC ATATTGTTGGTTGGAGAACATCATCGATTAGACGTAATAGTGAACTGCCAAAG tgggaagattctcttcatgaAAAATATCCACACATTGTTTATGAAGAACACTGCAAGGCAAGTGATGCTGAGGAGAGTGAGCCAATATTGATGGCAGAGGAGGGCTCTGACAAGCTAGAAG AGGAGCTGATTACAGGACTATCCCGTGTGTCATGGGAAAAAGTAGATGTCAGCTTCCATAGTTGCAGGCAGAAGTTTGCTGCTCATAGTGTCATCCag
- the LOC131160426 gene encoding uncharacterized protein LOC131160426, translating to MEFTESFKQTGPCCFSPNARFIAVAVDYRLVIRDVLSLKVVQLFSCLDKISYIEWAVDSEYILCGLYKRPMIQAWSLTQPEWTCKIDEGPAGIAYARWSPDSRHILTTSDFQLRLTVWSLVNTACIHVQWPKHASKGVSFTRDGKYAAICTRRDCKDYVNLLSCHTWEIMGVYAVDTLDLADIEWSPDDSAVVIWDSPLEYKVLIYSPDGRCLFKYQAYESGLGVKSVSWSPCGQFLAVGSYDQMLRVLNHLTWRTFAEFMHLSSVRGPCCATVFKEVDEPLQLDMSELYLTDDFMEGKSENAAEGHFRVRYEVIEVPIILPFQKPPPDKPNPKQGVSLLSWSYNSQYICTRNDSMPTTLWVWDIRHLELAAILVHKGPIRAAAWDPACARLVLCTGSSHLYMWTPSGAYCVSVPLPQFSVTDLKWNADGSCLLLKDKESFCCATMPVLPESSEYSSDD from the exons ATGGAGTTCACTGAATCTTTTAAGCAGACAGGGCCGTGTTGTTTCTCACCGAATGCTAGATTTATAGCTGTTGCTGTCGATTACCGCCTTGTAATTCGTGATGTTCTGTCGTTGAAG GTTGTGCAGTTGTTTTCATGCTTGGATAAGATAAGCTATATTGAATGGGCTGTTGATTCTGAATACATACTTTGTGGTCTCTATAAGAGACCAATGATACAAGCATGGTCATTGACCCAGCCTGAATGGACATGCAAAATAGATGAAGGCCCAGCTGGTATTGCATATGCAAGGTGGAGCCCTGACAGTCGCCATATACTTACGACATCAGATTTTCAGTTGCGATTAACAGTTTGGTCACTAGTCAACACAGCATGTATACATGTGCAATGGCCAAAGCATGCATCCAAGGGGGTTTCCTTTACTCGAGATGGAAAATATGCTGCAATTTGCACAAGACGAGATTGCAAAGATTATGTCAATCTGCTTTCTTGTCATACATGGGAGATTATGGGTGTTTATGCCGTCGATACGCTGGATTTGGCTGATATTGAATGGTCACCAGATGATAGTGCTGTAGTAATATGGGATTCACCTCTTGAGTACAAG GTTCTGATTTACTCTCCAGATGGAAGGTGTCTATTTAAGTATCAAGCATATGAAAGTGGGCTGGGTGTGAAAAGTGTTTCATGGTCTCCTTGTGGCCAGTTTCTGGCAGTAGGTAGTTATGACCAAATGTTACGAGTGTTGAATCATTTGACTTGGAGAACTTTTGCTGAATTTATGCACTTATCTTCTGTTCGTGGTCCTTGTTGTGCAACAGTTTTTAAG GAGGTAGATGAGCCATTGCAACTTGACATGTCTGAGTTATATTTGACTGATGATTTTATGGAAGGGAAATCTG AAAATGCAGCGGAAGGGCACTTCAGAGTTAGATACGAGGTCATTGAAGTGCCCATTATCTTGCCTTTCCAGAAGCCTCCTCCAGACAAGCCAAACCCAAAACAAGGAGTTA GCCTTTTGTCATGGAGCTACAATAGCCAGTATATCTGCACTCGCAATGATAGCATGCCAACCACTCTCTGGGTATGGGACATACGCCATCTCGAGCTTGCGGCCATTTTGGTACATAAAGGCCCTATCCGAGCGGCAGCTTGGGACCCAGCTTGTGCACGCCTTGTTTTGTGCACTGGAAGCTCTCATTTGTACATGTGGACTCCTTCAGGTGCTTACTGTGTGAGTGTCCCTTTGCCACAGTTCTCTGTAACTGATCTGAAATGGAATGCAGATGGTAGCTGCCTTCTCCTCAAGGACAAGGAGTCATTCTGCTGCGCCACAATGCCTGTGTTACCTGAATCCAGTGAATATAGCTCTGACGATTGA